Proteins encoded in a region of the Paenibacillus sp. W2I17 genome:
- the kdpA gene encoding potassium-transporting ATPase subunit KdpA: MGIGVVQVAVTLLIILLLVKPVGKYVVNVFDGQRTGLDRVFGGSERLLFRVMGVRENESMGWKKYLTAVLLSNFVMLVLMFLVLRLQKYLPLNPDGIGNMPAAQAFNTAVSFMTNTNWQSYTGENALSYLSQMLAVTFPMFTSAATGFAVAIAFIRGLVGRRDELGNFYVDLVRSITRIFLPLSFIVALFLVFQGVPQTLEGAVNATTLEGAQQTISRGLVASLESIKHIGTNGGGWFGTNAAHPFENPTALSNLVHIVCMMLLPTALVYAFGLMVNNRKQGWALFAAMSFLFLVMLTTVFVSEYRGVPALDAAGLQGNMEGKEVRFGISESALFTAVTTAATTGSVNNMHESLTPLGGMVSLAQMMLNNVFGGKGVGLINGLLYVILAVFICGLMVGRTPEFLGKKIEGKEVKLASIALLIHPLIILAPTALALMRPETVASISNGGMHGLTEVLYAFASGAANNGSAFAGLNANTDFYNIAIGIVMLLGRYVSMIAMLAIAGSLATKRVVPVTTGTLRTHTPLFAGILVMMIVVVGALTFFPSLALGPIAEHLAMIQ, from the coding sequence ATGGGTATCGGTGTAGTGCAAGTAGCAGTGACGCTGCTGATCATCCTGCTGCTGGTGAAACCGGTGGGAAAATATGTAGTGAACGTGTTTGATGGACAGCGAACGGGGCTGGATCGCGTTTTTGGTGGATCAGAGCGACTGCTCTTTCGAGTGATGGGAGTACGAGAGAACGAATCCATGGGGTGGAAAAAGTACCTCACGGCCGTTCTCCTCTCCAACTTTGTAATGTTGGTATTGATGTTTCTGGTGCTGCGGCTGCAAAAGTATTTGCCACTTAACCCGGATGGAATCGGCAATATGCCAGCGGCGCAGGCATTTAATACGGCCGTATCTTTCATGACCAATACGAACTGGCAGTCGTATACGGGCGAGAATGCCCTGTCGTATCTGTCACAGATGCTGGCCGTGACGTTTCCGATGTTTACGTCGGCAGCGACGGGATTCGCAGTAGCCATTGCGTTCATTCGCGGGCTGGTAGGCCGCCGGGATGAACTGGGGAACTTTTACGTCGACCTTGTACGGTCGATTACACGTATTTTTTTACCGCTGAGTTTCATCGTGGCTCTGTTCCTCGTGTTCCAGGGTGTGCCTCAGACGCTTGAGGGAGCGGTGAACGCAACCACGCTGGAAGGCGCGCAGCAGACCATCTCACGTGGACTGGTCGCCTCTCTGGAGTCGATCAAACACATTGGCACCAACGGTGGTGGCTGGTTTGGAACCAATGCTGCACATCCATTCGAGAATCCGACGGCCCTGAGCAATCTGGTGCATATCGTCTGCATGATGCTGCTGCCAACGGCACTGGTATACGCCTTCGGCTTGATGGTCAATAACCGGAAGCAGGGTTGGGCATTGTTCGCAGCGATGAGTTTTCTTTTCCTTGTGATGTTGACCACAGTCTTTGTCTCCGAATATCGCGGTGTACCCGCGTTGGATGCAGCAGGCCTTCAGGGCAATATGGAGGGGAAAGAGGTCAGGTTCGGCATATCCGAATCGGCTTTATTCACGGCGGTCACGACAGCGGCTACAACAGGTTCGGTCAATAATATGCACGAGTCGCTCACTCCACTTGGAGGCATGGTATCACTGGCTCAGATGATGCTCAATAACGTGTTTGGTGGCAAAGGGGTAGGGCTGATCAACGGACTGTTGTATGTGATTTTGGCTGTGTTTATCTGTGGATTGATGGTGGGACGCACACCTGAGTTTCTGGGCAAAAAAATTGAGGGCAAAGAGGTGAAGCTCGCTTCCATTGCGTTGCTCATTCATCCTTTGATTATTCTTGCGCCAACGGCACTCGCGCTTATGCGGCCTGAAACCGTTGCGTCCATCTCGAATGGGGGCATGCATGGTCTGACTGAGGTTCTCTATGCTTTTGCCTCAGGTGCGGCCAATAATGGATCGGCTTTTGCCGGACTAAATGCCAATACAGACTTTTACAACATTGCGATTGGTATCGTTATGCTGCTGGGAAGGTACGTTTCGATGATCGCCATGCTGGCCATAGCGGGTTCACTCGCTACGAAACGGGTTGTACCGGTAACTACAGGTACGCTGCGTACACACACGCCTTTATTTGCTGGCATCTTGGTCATGATGATCGTTGTTGTCGGCGCGCTTACGTTCTTCCCGTCGCTTGCGCTTGGACCGATTGCAGAGCATCTGGCGATGATTCAATGA
- a CDS encoding potassium-transporting ATPase subunit F has product MIVIGMIVLALVIYLGYVLVKPEKF; this is encoded by the coding sequence ATGATCGTCATCGGCATGATTGTGCTCGCACTGGTGATTTATCTCGGTTATGTGCTGGTGAAGCCGGAGAAATTCTGA
- a CDS encoding ImmA/IrrE family metallo-endopeptidase, with amino-acid sequence MFVGENLTNLRIMHGYSRKQLSEQLGVTEQAVWQYENAYTSPKVPIVNELKRIFSVKSKYFYTKDMLTQRNNAANIDVMNIAYRSKVMNVISKTQTEAKHVEYLDTFINYITAQISLPTLNIIQLREEAIEYMNHTDDDRTTQIHYVAHLARQRLNMEPSTNENLMFRIEKSGVYVFEKAIGEEIDAYSLWTRNDRPFIILGNIKRSAVRRNFDIAHELGHLLLHYRLEFVNLDRKEHKLIENEANLFAGAFLLPEEEFSSDMNEITYKTNPDQYLDLKNKWKTSLQVLGYRAAHLGMMEAKDHRNFYAAMHRRGYLEKEPFDREIPLQKPMRIKTIIDLLSNKGLVDIRYMIEEDWKVETSFFHHMTGINTDFFNKYMTNKPQTSIKNVREMPTRSS; translated from the coding sequence ATGTTCGTTGGTGAAAATTTGACCAATTTGCGGATCATGCATGGGTATTCGAGAAAACAGCTCTCCGAACAATTAGGTGTGACAGAACAAGCAGTCTGGCAATATGAAAATGCGTATACCTCTCCGAAGGTGCCAATTGTGAATGAGTTGAAACGCATTTTCAGTGTGAAAAGCAAGTATTTTTATACGAAAGATATGCTTACACAGCGTAATAACGCAGCCAACATTGATGTTATGAACATTGCCTATCGTTCGAAAGTGATGAATGTGATATCCAAGACACAGACAGAAGCAAAGCATGTAGAATATCTGGACACGTTCATTAATTATATTACTGCTCAGATCAGCCTTCCCACACTGAATATTATCCAATTGCGGGAAGAGGCAATTGAGTATATGAACCATACAGACGATGATCGTACGACTCAGATCCATTATGTTGCCCATCTTGCGAGACAACGGCTGAATATGGAGCCATCCACGAATGAGAACCTGATGTTCCGGATCGAAAAAAGTGGTGTATATGTTTTTGAAAAAGCGATTGGTGAAGAAATTGATGCGTACAGCCTTTGGACACGAAATGATCGTCCGTTTATCATACTGGGCAACATCAAACGTTCTGCGGTTCGCAGGAATTTCGATATTGCACATGAGCTTGGTCATTTGTTGCTTCATTATCGTCTTGAATTTGTCAATCTGGATCGAAAAGAACACAAATTGATTGAAAATGAAGCTAATCTGTTTGCGGGTGCATTTTTATTGCCCGAAGAAGAGTTTTCATCGGACATGAATGAAATCACTTATAAGACGAATCCCGATCAATATCTTGATTTGAAAAATAAATGGAAGACTTCCCTACAAGTGCTGGGATACAGAGCAGCACATCTAGGAATGATGGAAGCTAAGGATCATCGTAATTTCTATGCGGCGATGCACCGAAGAGGATATCTGGAAAAGGAGCCTTTCGACAGGGAGATTCCACTTCAAAAGCCGATGCGAATTAAAACCATTATTGACCTGCTTTCCAATAAAGGTCTTGTGGATATCCGTTATATGATTGAGGAGGATTGGAAAGTGGAAACTTCCTTCTTTCATCATATGACAGGAATAAACACCGACTTTTTTAACAAGTACATGACGAACAAGCCACAAACTAGTATTAAAAATGTTAGGGAAATGCCTACACGTAGCTCTTGA
- the ytxJ gene encoding bacillithiol system redox-active protein YtxJ encodes MDKKVNHQAVWLAIGVAMGVSIGTATKQLGLGIAFGVALGIVIGSVVSKRAGSDSEHMLSEYVRELHKPDDWEDALHRSQDHPVLILKHSTTCPTSARAYREFMAFVGTHASDPKQPMDYRIVKVIENRSLSRHIAEETEVHHESPQVLLLDQGQVVNHTSHGKITKKRLLQWAQNPFG; translated from the coding sequence ATGGATAAAAAGGTGAATCATCAAGCCGTATGGCTTGCTATAGGTGTTGCCATGGGAGTCAGTATTGGTACGGCTACAAAGCAACTTGGACTCGGGATTGCTTTTGGCGTGGCGCTTGGCATTGTGATCGGTTCGGTGGTTAGCAAACGTGCAGGGTCAGACTCGGAACATATGCTCAGCGAATATGTCCGTGAATTGCACAAACCAGATGACTGGGAAGACGCGCTTCATCGCTCGCAGGATCATCCGGTGCTTATCCTGAAACACAGCACAACTTGTCCAACCAGTGCGAGAGCGTACAGAGAGTTTATGGCGTTTGTAGGCACCCATGCATCAGATCCCAAACAACCCATGGATTACCGCATCGTCAAAGTGATTGAAAATCGTTCGTTGTCCCGCCATATTGCGGAAGAGACAGAGGTTCATCATGAGTCACCACAGGTGCTTCTGCTCGATCAGGGGCAAGTTGTCAATCATACCTCCCATGGCAAAATAACAAAAAAGAGATTATTGCAGTGGGCACAAAATCCATTTGGATGA
- a CDS encoding VOC family protein, whose protein sequence is MSISLNVYLVTDGNGREAVEFYQKAFGAEVLALQTFGDGPSDPNHPIPPEAKDRIMHASLQIGSSVLMLSDTFPGMPHTVGNHITVTVNTDTAEEAKAIFNQLQDGGEVKMPIQETFWSPAYGSVVDKFGVQFQISATPEQA, encoded by the coding sequence ATGTCGATCAGCTTGAATGTGTATCTGGTAACAGACGGTAATGGACGTGAAGCGGTAGAATTTTATCAAAAGGCATTTGGAGCCGAAGTGCTGGCGCTTCAAACATTTGGCGACGGTCCATCTGACCCGAATCACCCGATCCCGCCAGAAGCGAAAGACCGTATTATGCATGCTTCTTTGCAGATTGGCAGCTCGGTATTAATGTTGTCTGATACGTTTCCAGGCATGCCGCACACTGTAGGTAATCATATTACGGTTACAGTGAACACGGATACGGCGGAAGAAGCCAAAGCGATTTTCAACCAACTGCAAGATGGCGGCGAAGTGAAAATGCCGATACAAGAGACGTTCTGGAGTCCAGCCTACGGTTCGGTTGTTGACAAGTTCGGTGTACAGTTTCAGATCAGTGCTACACCGGAACAAGCTTAA
- a CDS encoding type II CAAX prenyl endopeptidase Rce1 family protein: protein MSMSPEHVTKKRRSSGISIIGMSWLTMTLGLFFATLAGELVGTIGAADWMVHLTQAVVIISIVLPVLFVIRRHFHMKSVLLPLTGKSIIHLLSGALFATSLAFIGLAIASMNNWITITEWHFSAEFLLAVVLNSCIAFLYEALPEELSMRGMVYDGLRFRLRLPVFFAYVTQIILFLLVPMSVSLLQELVGMDAGNRITLDYMILLLTYGITLQLLRSLTGSLWASIGFHIAYLEVARFVVVPGDRPALLNYTAQDNGLAEIFILYMMIIFVGGIILAALNAWRWWRIHKS, encoded by the coding sequence ATGAGTATGTCACCTGAACATGTAACCAAGAAACGACGCAGCAGTGGAATTTCCATTATTGGAATGAGTTGGTTAACGATGACATTGGGTTTGTTTTTTGCTACACTCGCAGGGGAGCTTGTCGGCACTATTGGTGCTGCTGATTGGATGGTTCATCTCACCCAAGCTGTTGTCATTATTAGTATCGTCTTACCCGTATTATTCGTCATTCGAAGACACTTCCATATGAAGTCCGTTCTTCTTCCTCTGACAGGAAAAAGCATAATTCACTTGCTCTCTGGCGCATTATTTGCCACTTCTCTGGCCTTCATCGGGTTAGCGATAGCTAGTATGAACAACTGGATTACGATTACGGAGTGGCACTTCTCAGCCGAGTTCTTGCTTGCTGTCGTACTTAATAGTTGTATTGCTTTCTTGTATGAAGCTTTGCCAGAGGAACTATCCATGCGAGGCATGGTCTATGATGGATTACGCTTCAGACTGCGACTTCCTGTTTTTTTCGCTTATGTAACTCAAATCATACTCTTTCTGCTGGTTCCGATGAGTGTCAGCCTATTGCAAGAGCTCGTCGGTATGGATGCCGGAAACCGGATAACCTTGGATTATATGATCCTGCTCTTGACCTATGGTATTACGTTACAGCTTCTGCGGAGTTTGACCGGATCTTTATGGGCCTCCATCGGATTTCATATCGCTTACCTGGAAGTAGCCCGATTCGTTGTTGTGCCAGGTGATAGACCGGCATTGTTAAACTATACCGCGCAAGATAACGGGTTGGCCGAAATATTTATTTTGTATATGATGATAATCTTCGTCGGTGGGATCATTCTGGCGGCGCTCAATGCATGGCGCTGGTGGAGAATACATAAATCATGA
- a CDS encoding MerR family transcriptional regulator yields MYTVGQLSKHTGVSIRTLHYYEKLGLLRPARNENNQYRLYGEKDILRLQQITILKKMHFKLNEIGEFLDQDAARSEPESTLTLWNNTLEQQLAVVKEQQEKLSKVEHLLFSTLYAIRASGTISLDEMLGFIRELDQPPGRFRQDVFTPEEMESLPLNNQSDSLSMEWADILKDIHTCKMEPPDSEASRLLALRISDYAERTFQGNAELAEKYWDYITPADDQSARVYGMTTDTMRYIEMILDRWTVQNPDDQQ; encoded by the coding sequence TTGTATACCGTTGGACAACTATCCAAACATACCGGAGTATCCATCCGAACACTTCATTATTATGAAAAGCTGGGTTTACTGCGACCGGCCCGTAATGAGAACAATCAGTATCGCTTATATGGTGAAAAGGATATTTTACGGCTTCAGCAGATTACCATTCTGAAGAAAATGCATTTTAAATTGAATGAGATTGGAGAATTCCTCGATCAGGATGCTGCTCGCTCTGAACCAGAGAGTACCCTCACTTTATGGAATAATACGTTGGAACAACAACTGGCCGTCGTTAAGGAACAGCAGGAGAAATTAAGCAAGGTCGAGCATCTTCTTTTTTCAACCCTATATGCCATCAGAGCCTCCGGTACAATCAGTCTGGATGAGATGTTGGGTTTCATCCGTGAACTGGATCAACCTCCGGGCAGGTTCCGTCAAGATGTTTTTACACCTGAAGAAATGGAATCGTTACCTCTGAATAATCAGAGCGATTCATTATCAATGGAATGGGCTGATATTCTTAAAGATATTCATACATGCAAGATGGAACCTCCGGATTCCGAAGCCTCACGTTTACTGGCCCTCCGAATCTCTGATTATGCTGAAAGGACTTTTCAAGGGAATGCAGAATTGGCAGAAAAATATTGGGATTATATCACCCCAGCGGATGATCAGTCAGCTCGTGTATATGGTATGACAACGGATACCATGCGTTACATCGAAATGATCCTGGACCGATGGACAGTCCAGAATCCTGATGATCAACAATAA